Part of the Halobellus ruber genome is shown below.
TGGGTCTACTTCCCGGAGGACGGCGCGAAGATCGACGACGACGGCTACATCACGATCCTCGGGCGCGTCGACGACGTCGTCAACGTCTCCGGCCACCGGCTGGGGACGATGGAGATCGAATCCGCGATCGTCGGCGTCGACGGCGTCGCGGAGGCCGCTGTCGTCGGCGGCGACCACGACATCAAGGGTGAGGCGGTCTACGCGTACGTCATCCTCGAGGACGGCTACGATGGCACCGAGGAGACGCGCGATCGGATCATCGAGGGCGTCGAGGACGCCATCGGCCCGATCGCCCGCCCCGAGGAAGTGACGTTCACGCCGGAACTCCCGAAGACCCGTTCGGGCAAGATTATGCGGCGACTCCTCGAAGAGATCGCCAACGGCGAGGAGCTCGGCGACACCACGACCCTCCGGAACCCCGACGTCGTCAGCGACATCCAGGAGCAGGCAAGCGGCGATTAACCGGGCCACGGCGCCGATTACCGCCGGTGACCCGTGTGTTCGCCTCCGAGCAGGCCCTACCCCCACCCTGACGGGCGGGATCCCCCGAACCGGTGAACGCGTGAGCTGCCGCCCGCTACGTCTCACTGTTTGTGAACACGCATCCGAACGTCCTCGGACGGCTGTAATGTCAACCACATATTCGTTTCGGGCTGGGGGGAGCTCAACAGCTCGAACTCCACACGTCGGGCAAGCATCGGGATGATGTGTTTCAACTCCATCATCGCAAAGTGCATTCCGATACACTGGTGGGGGCCACCGCCGAAGGGGAAGTACGCGAACTCCGGTCGCCCGTCGCTCCGGGCATCGGTGAAACGCTCGGGTCGGAACTGCTCGGGCGCGTCGAACCACCGGTCGTCCGTGTGGACAGTGAACTGTGGCAGCAGAAGCTTCGTTCCTTCGGGAACGCGGTAGCCTCCGAGAGTTGTCTCCTTGACGGCCTCGCGGAACAGCATCCCCGCCGGTGGATAGAGCCGCATCGCTTCCTTGGCGACGTGTTCGGTAACGGTGAGGTCGGCGAGGTCGTTCGCCGTCGGTGGGCCGTCAAGCACGGCCGTGGCTTCCCGGGATACCCGGTCCCGCTGGTCGGGGTGGGTCGCCAGCAACAACCACGTGAACGTCAGCGCCATCGCTGTCGTCTCGTGCCCGGCGATGAGGAACGTGATCAGGTGGTCGTGAACCTCCGCATCGGTCATCGTATACTCGTGGTCGTCCTCCGTTTCCAGCATCATCGTCAGGAAGTCGTCGTACTCGCCGGGGGTCGCTCTCCGCGCTTCGATGAGCGCATCGACCGTTTCGTCGAACGCATCCATAGCCCGCTCGTACCGTCGGTTCCCGTGGGTCGGCACCCACGAGGGGAGGAGCATCTCGACGGCACTGAGACCACTCATATTCGCCATCGCCTGGAGTTCGTCGGCGGCTTCCGTGATCACCTGCCGGTGCTCGCCGAGGTCGAAATCGAACAGCGAATTCGTGAGTATCGACAGTGTCAGCCCCGAGAACTCCTCGTTGATGACGACCTCCTCCCCGTCGTCCCACCCCTCTATCAGCCGCTCCGTGGCCGAGACCATCGCCGAGCTAAATCCCTCCAGCCGGTCTAACCCGAACATCGGCTGGAGGAAGTGACGCTGCTGTTTCCACTTCTCACCACGTGTGAACGTGAGACCTCGGGGTGCGACCTCGTAGTCGAGAAGTTGCTTCAGTTCGTCGAAGTTCCACCGTTCGTAGGTGCCCTGCTCCAGTAGTACCTCGCCGATCTGCTCGGGATGGAAGACGGCGACGGCGTCGATACGCGGGAACTCACAGTGGACGACATCGCCGTACCCGGCAAGCTCGTCGAAGAAGCCCATCGGCTGGTTGAGGTACTGGTGGGTATTGCCCAGCACCGGGAGCCCATCCGGGCCCGGCGGAAGCTCGTCGGTCTCACCATCCGGACCTGTGGACGTGTCACCACCCGTCATACGCGAGCGTATCCGGATGATAGTAAATAATCATTTTCCCGGGAAAGCGCGTCGCGGAGACGTCCGCACGAGGCTCGCCTCACCGACTCGGTAGCGAACTCCGGTCGGCGCAGATGGACCTCCACCGGCGTACTGAGCCCCCCGATGCGGAAGTTACACTGTGACCCTCGTGGATCGAGGTGGAACGGCCCGACTACAGATACGCGGCGTCCCACCGCGCCGCCTTCCGGCGGTTGCCGCACTCGTTGCACTCCAGGCGTTCCATCGTGTCCATCGCGACGTCGAAGCCCTCGTCGCCGCCACACATCCATCCGTAGGGGTTCTCCCGGTCCTCGTCGAGGTAGACCGCAAAGAAGGGCGCTTCCGACCCGCGTGCGGACTCGTCGTAGGCGACGTAGACGGTTCGACCGTCGACCGCCCGCTCGACGAGCCCGCTGGGATCGGAGTCGGTATCCTCCAGGAACGTCGTGTACACGCGCTCCTCGAACGTCTCGCCGTGGATCTCGACGGTCCGGGTTCCGACCTCGCTGAACCCCTGTTCCTCGTAGAACGACACCCCCGCTTGGTTCTCTTCTAAGACCCGACCCTCGAGGCGGTCGACGCCGGCGACGACGAGTTCCTGTTTGAGCCGCGCGAGCAGTTGCGAGCCGATCCCGCCGCCGCGGTGGTCGGGCACTACGTGCAGCCAGTCGAGGTAGCCGACCGACTCCCGGCCCTCCGCGACCTCGCTCTGTGCGAACCCGACCACAGAGCCCGAATCGACCGCGACGACGAACACCGAGTCGTCGTCCGCCAGGGCGTCGGTCAGCCGGTCGGCGCTGTACCACTCGTCGACGGCCGCCGCGATCGTCTCCTCGTCGATGGCGTGGTCGTACGATGTCCGCATCGATGCGGCCGCGACCCGACGGATCGCGTCGACGTCTTCCGTGGTCGCATCCCGAATGTCCATACCTACAGT
Proteins encoded:
- a CDS encoding cytochrome P450 yields the protein MTGGDTSTGPDGETDELPPGPDGLPVLGNTHQYLNQPMGFFDELAGYGDVVHCEFPRIDAVAVFHPEQIGEVLLEQGTYERWNFDELKQLLDYEVAPRGLTFTRGEKWKQQRHFLQPMFGLDRLEGFSSAMVSATERLIEGWDDGEEVVINEEFSGLTLSILTNSLFDFDLGEHRQVITEAADELQAMANMSGLSAVEMLLPSWVPTHGNRRYERAMDAFDETVDALIEARRATPGEYDDFLTMMLETEDDHEYTMTDAEVHDHLITFLIAGHETTAMALTFTWLLLATHPDQRDRVSREATAVLDGPPTANDLADLTVTEHVAKEAMRLYPPAGMLFREAVKETTLGGYRVPEGTKLLLPQFTVHTDDRWFDAPEQFRPERFTDARSDGRPEFAYFPFGGGPHQCIGMHFAMMELKHIIPMLARRVEFELLSSPQPETNMWLTLQPSEDVRMRVHKQ
- a CDS encoding GNAT family N-acetyltransferase, producing MDIRDATTEDVDAIRRVAAASMRTSYDHAIDEETIAAAVDEWYSADRLTDALADDDSVFVVAVDSGSVVGFAQSEVAEGRESVGYLDWLHVVPDHRGGGIGSQLLARLKQELVVAGVDRLEGRVLEENQAGVSFYEEQGFSEVGTRTVEIHGETFEERVYTTFLEDTDSDPSGLVERAVDGRTVYVAYDESARGSEAPFFAVYLDEDRENPYGWMCGGDEGFDVAMDTMERLECNECGNRRKAARWDAAYL